A part of Actinoallomurus bryophytorum genomic DNA contains:
- a CDS encoding cold-shock protein produces the protein MAEGTVKWFNADKGFGFIAPDGGGPDVFVHYSAITSSGFRTLEENQRVSFETTQGPKGPQAEQVTPI, from the coding sequence GTGGCAGAAGGCACCGTCAAGTGGTTCAACGCCGACAAGGGCTTCGGTTTCATCGCGCCTGACGGCGGGGGCCCGGACGTGTTCGTGCACTACTCGGCGATCACCTCCAGTGGTTTCCGTACGCTGGAGGAGAACCAGCGCGTGAGCTTCGAGACGACCCAGGGTCCCAAGGGCCCCCAGGCGGAGCAGGTCACGCCGATCTAG